One genomic window of Solanum dulcamara chromosome 12, daSolDulc1.2, whole genome shotgun sequence includes the following:
- the LOC129875793 gene encoding uncharacterized protein LOC129875793 has product MVITLLCWLMNLLMYRARSKWPLFYDMLRMEFVMERLINIIHVQDTCASSLKEAIVNLLDQHSLSLSYVRGQCYDGASNMQGRINGLKILIKQESRSAHSVHCFAHQLQLSLVAVSKKCVEVGELVLLVSSILNMLGASFKRMDEYRESQKKRVQEALDMGELETGRGLHQEFGLTRACDTRWGSHYKFFNNFILMFGSIVDGLNDIVVDSHCPDESDKAMGFLRACQTFDVAFILHLMRDILAITDELTNAYRKKSKIS; this is encoded by the coding sequence ATGGTGATTACTTTGCTTTGTTGGTTGATGAATCTTTTGATGTATCGCGCAAGGAGCAAATGGCCGTTGTTTTACGATATGTTGAGAATGGAATTTGTGATGGAGCGACTTATCAACATTATTCATGTTCAAGATACTTGTGCATCATCTCTAAAAGAAGCAATTGTTAATTTACTTGATCAACATTCCTTGAGTCTTTCTTATGTACGTGGACAATGTTATGATGGGGCAAGTAATATGCAAGGTAGAATCAATGGccttaaaatattgattaagCAAGAAAGTAGATCAGCTCATTCTGTTCATTGCTTTGCTCATCAACTTCAACTAAGTCTTGTTGCAGTTTCTAAAAAGTGTGTTGAAGTGGGGGAGCTTGTACTATTAGTTTCAAGTATTTTGAATATGTTGGGAGCTTCTTTTAAACGCATGGATGAATATCGAGAATCTCAAAAGAAAAGAGTTCAAGAGGCATTAGATATGGGTGAACTTGAAACTGGTAGAGGCTTGCATCAAGAATTTGGTCTTACTAGAGCTTGTGATACTCGTTGGGGATCCCACTACAAATTTTTTAATAACTTTATTCTTATGTTTGGTTCAATTGTTGATGGACttaatgatattgttgttgattcacATTGTCCAGATGAAAGTGACAAGGCAATGGGATTTCTCAGAGCATGTCAAAcatttgatgttgcattcataTTGCATTTGATGAGAGATATTTTAGCAATCACAGATGAGTTAACAAATGCTTACAGAAAAAAGAGCAAGATATCGTAA
- the LOC129875792 gene encoding uncharacterized protein LOC129875792: MLLVQVAKKRLQKLREKEWGSLIDKVSKFCIKYQILIPKLDEPYFTSLRSRHKLAGCTISHHYYVEVFCKVIDWQIQELSYRFDEVTTDLLHKIACLNPIDSFSSFDLRKIMRMDEHYPDDFDEFSMGVVENQLASYIIDVRDLDERFFDLKGLCDLSKRLVQTKKHSNYPLVFFLVKLFLLLPVVTASVERTFSAMKFIKNDLRSRMNESYFSGCLVPYVEKDVFNRISNDVIIKTFQGMKPRRVQL; encoded by the coding sequence ATGCTACTTGTTCAAGTAGCAAAGAAAAGGTTGCAAAAGTTAAGAGAGAAAGAATGGGGTTCGCTTATTGATAAAGTATCTAAATTTTGTATCAAGTATCAAATTTTGATACCTAAGTTAGATGAGCCGTACTTTACCTCTTTGAGATCACGGCATAAACTTGCTGGTTGTACTATCTCACATCATTATTACGTTGAAGTGTTTTGCAAAGTTATTGATTGGCAAATTCAAGAGCTTTCTTATCGTTTTGATGAAGTAACGACTGACTTGCTTCATAAAATTGCTTGTTTAAATCCAATTGACTCATTTTCTAGTTTTGATCTCagaaaaataatgagaatggaTGAACATTATCCTGATGACTTTGATGAATTTAGTATGGGGGTTGTTGAGAATCAACTTGCGAGTTACATTATTGATGTTCGTGATCTTGATGAAAGGTTCTTCGATCTAAAAGGACTTTGTGATCTTTCAAAAAGATTAGTTCAGACAAAGAAGCATTCAAACTACCCTCTTGTATTCTTCTTAGTGAAACTTTTCTTGCTCTTGCCAGTTGTCACTGCATCCGTTGAAAGAACTTTTTCGGCAATGAAGTTTATCAAGAATGACTTGCGGAGTCGAATGAATGAGAGTTATTTTAGTGGTTGCTTGGTGCCTTATGTAGAAAAAGATGTGTTTAATAGGATCTCTAATGATGTTATTATAAAAACATTTCAAGGAATGAAACCTCGTCGTGTACAGTTATAG